A DNA window from Borrelia sp. HM contains the following coding sequences:
- a CDS encoding hemolysin family protein — MFKFLSFKNRKVKGGELKDIDSKSRFETSLLKNFNSLKETIVKEIMIPRISVIFVDYYGSKDEILKVVTSSNHSRFPVYRETIDDIIGIIHTKDILLHMCKKDFYDIDLKDIMRKVMFVPESKKIDSLLKEFQENHIHIAIVVDEYGGVAGLVTLEDILEEIVGDIQDEFDNELDEIVPLEDGSYLCTARVLIEDLNESLGLSLPDGDFDTLGGFVYDLFGRIPLKNEKIEYNNLTFTIKNMHQRNIKVIKISQKEGL; from the coding sequence ATGTTCAAATTTTTGAGTTTTAAAAATAGAAAAGTAAAAGGTGGTGAGCTTAAAGATATTGATTCCAAGTCGAGATTTGAGACTTCTTTACTTAAGAATTTTAATTCTCTTAAAGAGACAATTGTTAAAGAAATCATGATTCCAAGAATAAGTGTAATTTTTGTTGATTATTATGGAAGCAAGGATGAAATTTTAAAAGTTGTAACATCTAGTAATCATTCAAGGTTTCCAGTTTATAGGGAAACAATAGATGATATTATTGGAATAATTCATACAAAAGACATACTTTTACATATGTGTAAGAAAGATTTTTATGACATAGATCTAAAAGATATTATGCGAAAAGTCATGTTCGTTCCTGAGAGTAAAAAGATTGATTCACTTTTAAAAGAGTTTCAAGAAAATCATATTCATATTGCTATTGTGGTTGATGAGTATGGAGGAGTTGCAGGACTTGTTACACTTGAGGATATTCTTGAAGAGATTGTGGGTGATATTCAAGATGAATTTGATAATGAGCTAGATGAAATAGTACCTCTTGAAGATGGTAGCTATCTTTGTACTGCTAGAGTTTTAATTGAAGATTTAAACGAGTCGCTTGGATTAAGTCTTCCAGATGGAGATTTTGATACTCTTGGGGGTTTTGTTTATGATCTATTTGGAAGAATCCCTTTAAAAAATGAAAAGATAGAATATAATAATTTAACGTTTACTATTAAGAATATGCATCAAAGAAATATTAAAGTAATAAAAATTTCCCAGAAGGAAGGTTTATGA
- the ybeY gene encoding rRNA maturation RNase YbeY: protein MIKQDLSLWTEGVEFNHLDAYYNFILSVLDFLCIEEYEIAVILCNNAYIQKLNSEFRKRPEPTDVLSFNYREDSGRLSHKIQGDLVISLEYLEFSSLEFNVEICNELQRTTIHGILHLIGYTHKTNDFQSEEMLIIQEKVLREIGKVF from the coding sequence TTGATAAAACAGGATTTAAGCTTATGGACAGAGGGTGTTGAGTTTAATCATTTGGATGCTTATTATAATTTTATTTTATCTGTTTTGGATTTTCTTTGTATTGAAGAATATGAAATTGCTGTTATCCTTTGCAATAATGCATACATTCAAAAGTTAAATAGTGAGTTTCGAAAAAGGCCTGAACCCACTGATGTTCTTTCTTTTAATTATCGTGAAGACAGTGGACGGCTAAGTCATAAAATACAAGGTGATCTTGTAATATCTCTTGAATATTTAGAGTTTAGTTCTTTAGAATTTAATGTTGAAATATGCAATGAACTTCAAAGAACTACTATACATGGTATTTTGCATTTAATAGGATATACTCATAAAACAAATGACTTTCAAAGTGAAGAGATGTTAATTATTCAGGAAAAAGTTTTAAGAGAAATCGGAAAGGTATTTTGA